One Tolypothrix bouteillei VB521301 DNA window includes the following coding sequences:
- a CDS encoding ABC transporter permease, giving the protein MFVFMYLPILVLAFYSFNQSPYSATWQGFTLDWYHKLFHDERILSALQNSLIVALTAVGISAILGTLMAVGLGRYRFPGKTLYRGVAYLPLIIPDIAIAVATLVFLAAFAIPLSIWTIVAAHVVFCLAYISLVVSSRLTNLDPHLEEAALDLGATPVQAFIKVLLPQLMPGIIAGCLLAFILSLDDFLIASFTAGSGSNTLPIEIFGRIRTGVKPDINALSVILIVVSALIALVAELIRASSDKK; this is encoded by the coding sequence ATGTTCGTTTTTATGTACCTTCCCATACTGGTACTGGCTTTCTATAGCTTCAACCAATCTCCCTACAGTGCAACGTGGCAAGGTTTCACTTTGGATTGGTATCACAAACTTTTCCACGATGAGCGTATTTTGTCAGCTTTACAAAATAGTTTGATAGTTGCACTTACCGCCGTAGGTATTTCTGCTATATTAGGAACTTTGATGGCAGTGGGTTTGGGACGCTATCGGTTTCCTGGTAAAACACTCTATCGTGGGGTGGCTTATCTGCCTTTGATTATCCCTGATATTGCGATCGCAGTTGCCACTTTAGTCTTCCTTGCTGCCTTTGCAATTCCCCTCAGTATATGGACAATTGTGGCAGCTCATGTGGTATTTTGTCTTGCCTACATTAGTCTTGTTGTATCATCTCGACTAACCAACCTAGATCCCCATTTAGAAGAAGCAGCACTCGATTTAGGTGCAACACCCGTACAAGCCTTTATAAAAGTATTATTACCCCAACTGATGCCAGGTATTATTGCTGGTTGCTTGCTTGCTTTCATCCTAAGCTTAGATGATTTTCTCATCGCTAGCTTTACTGCAGGTAGCGGTTCTAACACTCTACCAATAGAAATCTTTGGCCGTATTAGAACGGGAGTTAAGCCAGATATCAATGCCCTCAGCGTAATTTTGATAGTCGTTTCTGCTTTGATTGCATTGGTAGCCGAATTAATTCGCGCTTCTAGCGATAAAAAATAA
- a CDS encoding helix-turn-helix domain-containing protein — protein sequence MFGLTEWRQTRFYQEVREETQLETVPKLSKEGLSVEQIARVLELDIEVVRQAINQQNEES from the coding sequence ATGTTTGGATTAACAGAATGGCGGCAAACCAGATTCTATCAAGAAGTTAGGGAGGAAACTCAGCTAGAAACAGTTCCAAAACTATCAAAAGAAGGATTAAGTGTAGAACAAATAGCACGGGTACTTGAACTAGATATTGAGGTAGTACGACAAGCTATTAATCAACAAAATGAAGAATCTTGA
- a CDS encoding type II toxin-antitoxin system HicA family toxin, giving the protein MPPFEAINRRDLIYYLKQLGFERPYSGKRHQFMIKDELRLIIPNPHEGDISKSLLSKILKQAQVSKDEWEAL; this is encoded by the coding sequence ATGCCACCCTTTGAAGCGATTAATCGACGCGATTTAATTTATTACCTGAAACAACTTGGTTTTGAGAGACCATATTCAGGTAAAAGGCATCAATTTATGATTAAGGATGAACTGAGATTAATTATTCCTAATCCCCATGAAGGAGATATTAGCAAAAGTTTGCTGTCAAAAATATTAAAGCAAGCTCAAGTCAGTAAAGATGAATGGGAAGCGCTTTAA
- a CDS encoding tetratricopeptide repeat protein encodes MKNQLLPIATLLVLFSFQSNFSTASKALALSKVNSYKVNLPLQISSNPANKATPDSLRNISKFYQQGDFQTAVSKLKVYLDAKPNDDLAWTILGNAYGNLNDDKNAEIAYNKALKLNPKRFEALTGMGVLQRKRKNYDAALSYYQKSLAINPNYAQAYTSMSVIALKQKKDKQALEYAKKAYDLEKKEPVIAANLAIAYHYNGMKDLRDQMTQKAKDLGYNKMDTLQKIYSGKLTVRD; translated from the coding sequence ATGAAAAATCAACTTTTACCGATCGCAACTTTACTCGTATTATTTAGTTTTCAAAGTAATTTCTCGACTGCTTCTAAAGCATTAGCCTTATCAAAAGTTAATTCTTATAAAGTCAATTTACCTCTTCAAATTTCCAGTAATCCTGCAAATAAAGCAACTCCTGATAGCTTGCGAAATATTAGCAAATTTTATCAGCAGGGCGATTTCCAAACAGCTGTTTCTAAACTTAAAGTCTATCTAGACGCAAAACCAAATGATGATTTAGCTTGGACTATTCTCGGTAATGCTTATGGAAATTTAAATGACGATAAAAATGCAGAAATTGCTTATAACAAAGCCTTAAAACTTAATCCCAAACGATTTGAAGCATTGACGGGAATGGGAGTTTTGCAAAGAAAAAGAAAAAATTATGATGCAGCCCTGTCTTACTATCAAAAGTCCCTAGCTATTAATCCTAATTACGCTCAAGCATATACTAGTATGTCAGTAATAGCCCTCAAGCAAAAGAAGGATAAACAAGCTCTAGAATATGCAAAGAAAGCTTACGATTTAGAAAAAAAAGAACCAGTTATTGCAGCTAATCTAGCTATAGCTTACCACTATAACGGTATGAAAGATTTAAGAGATCAAATGACACAAAAAGCTAAAGACTTGGGTTACAATAAAATGGATACCCTGCAAAAAATCTACAGTGGAAAATTGACCGTTCGCGATTAA
- a CDS encoding bifunctional serine/threonine-protein kinase/formylglycine-generating enzyme family protein: MQICQNPHCSNPFNPDGNRFCNSCGQSNFGNFLRNRYRVLRLLGEGGFSRTYATEDADRLDAPCVIKQFFPQVQGTSERTKAAELFKQEAKRLYELGENHIQIPRLLAYFEQGSSLYLVQEFIQGKTLLQELQQQPFGEEQIRELLLDILPVLEFIHERNVIHRDIKPENIIRRQSDKRLVLIDFGGAKQVTQTSLSRQATVLYTIGYAPSEQMAGFACHASDLYSLGVTCVRLLTQCLPIQDACGQIDDTLYDPLNGVWLWREHLQNTDITISDELGQILDKLLSHLARDRYQSATEVLQDVKALKAPAKQSILLTPQLVQLSPQEKQFTMITSDLKDFSEFSELQTFQFDVVTVDKEGNKIKSDRRSSKFYTEDLGQEIIMPMVAIPSGNFMMGSPEDEGDADERPQHEVNIKPFFMGKFPVTQAHWKAVAALPKIKQSLNPNPSKFKGANRPVENVSWHEAIEFCARLTEKTGRFYRLPSEAEWEYACRARTITPYHFGETLTSEVANCSPSDADASKLTTKSRKETTVVGNFQVANAFGLYDMHGLVWEWCADAWHKNYEGAPTDGTAWEVGGDENRRVLRGGSWSFSPELCRSASRSWNEPDGGLRICGFRVVATW; this comes from the coding sequence ATGCAAATTTGCCAAAATCCCCATTGCTCAAATCCCTTCAATCCTGATGGCAATAGATTTTGTAACAGTTGCGGACAAAGCAACTTTGGCAACTTCCTCAGGAACCGTTACCGTGTATTAAGACTGCTAGGCGAAGGCGGTTTTAGCAGAACCTATGCTACTGAAGATGCAGATAGGCTTGATGCACCATGCGTCATCAAGCAATTCTTCCCACAGGTACAGGGGACTTCGGAACGTACTAAAGCAGCAGAATTGTTCAAGCAAGAAGCAAAACGACTGTACGAACTCGGAGAAAATCACATCCAAATTCCTCGATTGCTTGCTTATTTTGAACAAGGTTCTAGTTTGTATCTCGTGCAAGAATTTATCCAAGGGAAAACTCTCTTACAAGAACTTCAGCAACAACCTTTTGGTGAAGAACAAATTCGAGAACTGTTACTAGATATACTACCAGTTCTCGAATTTATCCACGAACGGAACGTCATTCATCGGGATATCAAACCAGAAAATATCATCCGCCGACAATCAGATAAGAGACTCGTACTCATTGACTTTGGTGGTGCAAAACAGGTTACCCAAACTAGCCTATCCAGACAAGCCACAGTGCTTTATACAATTGGTTATGCACCTAGCGAACAAATGGCTGGGTTTGCCTGTCACGCCAGCGATTTGTACTCTTTAGGTGTAACTTGCGTCCGGCTTCTCACTCAGTGTTTACCAATACAAGATGCTTGCGGACAGATAGATGATACTCTTTACGATCCCTTAAATGGAGTGTGGCTGTGGCGAGAGCATTTACAAAATACAGATATTACTATTAGTGATGAATTAGGGCAAATTTTAGATAAATTACTGAGTCATTTGGCAAGAGATAGATATCAATCTGCTACAGAAGTTCTGCAAGATGTGAAAGCTCTAAAAGCACCTGCGAAACAATCAATTTTATTAACGCCACAACTCGTACAACTATCGCCTCAAGAAAAGCAATTTACAATGATTACCTCTGATTTAAAAGATTTTTCCGAGTTTTCCGAACTACAGACTTTTCAATTTGATGTGGTCACAGTTGATAAGGAAGGAAATAAGATTAAGAGCGATCGCAGAAGTTCAAAGTTTTACACAGAAGATTTAGGTCAAGAAATTATCATGCCCATGGTGGCAATCCCTAGTGGTAATTTTATGATGGGTTCTCCAGAGGATGAGGGAGATGCTGACGAACGCCCGCAACACGAAGTCAATATCAAACCTTTTTTTATGGGAAAATTTCCCGTCACTCAAGCACATTGGAAAGCTGTAGCCGCTTTGCCAAAAATTAAACAATCTTTAAATCCCAACCCGTCTAAATTCAAAGGAGCAAACCGACCTGTTGAAAATGTTTCTTGGCATGAAGCTATTGAATTCTGTGCTAGACTCACGGAAAAAACAGGACGGTTTTATCGTTTACCCAGTGAAGCTGAGTGGGAATATGCTTGTCGTGCTCGAACAATTACCCCCTACCACTTTGGTGAAACCCTCACGTCTGAAGTGGCAAACTGTAGCCCTAGTGATGCTGACGCTTCCAAACTCACAACCAAATCGCGCAAAGAAACAACAGTCGTAGGAAATTTCCAAGTGGCAAATGCCTTTGGATTGTACGATATGCACGGGCTTGTTTGGGAATGGTGTGCTGACGCTTGGCACAAAAATTATGAAGGCGCACCAACAGATGGAACGGCTTGGGAAGTTGGTGGAGATGAAAATCGTCGAGTCTTGCGGGGTGGTTCTTGGAGTTTTAGCCCCGAACTGTGTCGCAGCGCCAGTCGCAGTTGGAATGAACCGGATGGTGGACTGAGGATTTGCGGTTTTCGAGTTGTTGCAACTTGGTAA
- a CDS encoding type II toxin-antitoxin system HicB family antitoxin: MLTEYIEAALKRANYEMLDDGTCYGEVPELQGLYANAPTLEACQEELKDSLEEWIVLGLRLGHTMPVLDGISLAFNKDVA; encoded by the coding sequence ATGCTGACAGAGTATATTGAAGCAGCCTTGAAGCGTGCTAACTATGAAATGTTAGATGATGGCACTTGTTATGGAGAAGTTCCTGAACTGCAAGGATTATACGCCAATGCTCCTACACTTGAAGCCTGTCAAGAAGAATTGAAAGATTCTTTGGAAGAGTGGATTGTATTAGGATTGCGGTTAGGGCATACAATGCCTGTGCTAGATGGAATTTCTCTTGCTTTTAATAAGGATGTGGCATAA
- a CDS encoding ribonuclease inhibitor, whose amino-acid sequence MNEQHIIHCPINSVSATSPDVLARIAPLIEHLKSNMPVADTKTFPCGTAIPDGRLDLCKQGLGITGCQMVTDALIDNSTVISFLLGTNGIGNIGAASVAKLIEQNDRIEIVYLGCNRIDETGIAKLTAALTCNTSVTGLWLKRNPIGDRGACYLAEMLCHNQSIRTLDLVNTQLSYEGLAAIVHVLIHKNRTVERLYLGGNEIDAKGAKLLATLLSSNPNIKALLLNVNHLGDCGAIALAEALHQNQTLVELGVASNSIAPKGGVPLIEAIQKHPLLINVDFGYSPSTRVLGAVGNSLGDIGAQAIGKLFRQNQTLLKLSLQGNQMTESGKLLLIAGLEQNKTLRQLLLDGRQDARITALLQRNQNFDSSNTLAVTRDVALIRSVYR is encoded by the coding sequence ATGAACGAACAGCATATTATTCACTGCCCGATTAATAGTGTAAGCGCTACATCACCTGATGTTCTAGCAAGAATTGCACCATTAATTGAGCATCTTAAATCAAATATGCCCGTTGCTGATACAAAAACTTTTCCATGTGGTACAGCAATACCAGATGGGCGGTTGGATTTGTGCAAACAAGGTCTTGGCATTACAGGATGTCAAATGGTAACGGATGCACTGATTGATAATAGTACAGTCATTAGTTTTCTCTTAGGTACGAATGGTATTGGCAATATTGGTGCTGCGAGTGTAGCGAAGTTGATCGAACAAAACGATCGCATAGAAATTGTGTACTTGGGTTGCAATCGGATTGACGAGACTGGTATTGCAAAACTCACTGCGGCTCTGACTTGCAATACATCTGTCACGGGACTTTGGCTGAAGCGAAATCCCATTGGCGATCGGGGGGCGTGTTATCTTGCCGAAATGCTGTGTCACAATCAAAGCATCCGTACCTTGGATCTCGTCAATACTCAACTGAGTTACGAAGGATTGGCTGCAATTGTTCATGTTCTCATCCATAAAAACCGTACAGTTGAGCGTTTGTATTTGGGAGGTAATGAAATTGATGCTAAAGGAGCAAAATTACTTGCGACTTTGCTCTCAAGCAATCCAAATATTAAAGCACTGCTACTGAATGTGAATCATTTGGGGGATTGCGGTGCGATCGCATTAGCTGAAGCTTTGCACCAAAATCAGACGCTTGTTGAACTGGGTGTTGCAAGTAACAGTATTGCGCCCAAGGGTGGAGTCCCCTTGATAGAAGCGATTCAAAAACATCCCTTATTAATAAATGTTGATTTTGGCTACAGCCCATCAACACGGGTGTTAGGTGCTGTAGGTAATTCATTAGGCGATATTGGAGCTCAAGCCATTGGTAAGCTTTTCAGACAAAATCAAACTTTACTCAAACTGAGTTTGCAAGGGAACCAGATGACTGAAAGCGGGAAACTTTTGCTTATTGCAGGATTGGAGCAGAATAAAACACTCCGCCAACTGCTACTTGATGGGCGACAGGATGCGCGGATAACAGCCCTACTTCAGCGCAATCAAAATTTTGATTCATCAAATACTCTAGCTGTTACCCGCGATGTTGCCTTAATTCGTAGCGTTTATCGGTAA
- a CDS encoding S41 family peptidase gives MNKQSGYYRFPTIHGINVVFACEDDLWSVPLQGGYAVRLTSNLGEVSHPFLSPDGTSLAFVGREEGHSEVYVMPSDGGIAKRLTFLGAATAVVGWSLDGKFILFSSNAAQPFRRIHNLYRIPPEGGTPERLPVGLAHHISYGANGGAVLGKNTSDIAYWKRYRGGRTGVLWIDPSGTGTFQKLINLPGNMSVPMWVGERIYFISDHEGIGNLYSCTLNGEDLQRHTYSREYYVRNATTDGKRIVYHAGAELFCFDPTLEENYQIEVDFHSPQIQRHRKFVDAANYLEEYNLHPEGHSTLITCRGKSFWFGNWEGAVNQIGLPDGVRYRLTRWLNDKKRFVTISDSGGVEAIEIHSTNLNAQPERLNGVDLGQAVAIDVSPVEDLVVLSNHRLELILVNLNTQESRIIDRSNHNRIAGLCWSPDGKWIAYSFSIKPKISVIKLYSVEDGTTHCLTEPVFWDFSPSFDPEGKFLYFLSYREFNPVYDRLYFDLGFPRAVRPFLISLKKDTPSPFVPVPKQLTKQSQNSTEKSSGENGDREENGEAKNNLASENKKTPKFEIDFDGITHRIVAFPVPEGNYKKIWGLKGKVLFSSFPIQGSLDNDEGWFHQKEEKASLLVYDFDKQKQETVAKEISSFNVARDKETIIYRSKNRLRVCTANPQTNHKLEDEPGRKTGWLDLKRVRISVVPTQEFQQMMREAWRLQKEHFWVENMSGVDWERVWLRYRPLLDKVSTRSEFSDLIWEMQGELGTSHAYEMGGDYRKSPVYRLGFLGADFSYDTDADAYRVERIVRGDSWNDKADSPLNRLGANVRVGDLLLAVNGQRVSRDREAQAVPSYRPLQEMLVHQAECEVSLTFADSSSPEEYRTITVKTLKDESKARYREWVEHNRQIVHEKTNHQVGYVHIPDMGPTGYAEFHRYYSMEAQYEGLIVDVRYNSGGHVSQLLLEKLSRQRIGYKVPRWNQPQPYPHDSVAGPIVAIANEYCGSDGDIFSHSFKLMKLGTLVGKRTWGGVIGIRSRHFLVDGSILTQPENSSWFADVGWKVENYGTDPDIEVEMTPQDWVRGKDSQLERALELILEQLVQNPVQLPNFGDRPQLRLPD, from the coding sequence ATGAATAAACAATCCGGCTACTACAGGTTTCCAACAATTCACGGTATCAATGTTGTTTTCGCGTGTGAAGATGACCTTTGGAGTGTTCCACTTCAGGGTGGGTATGCTGTACGCTTAACTTCCAATCTGGGAGAAGTCTCTCACCCTTTTCTTTCTCCTGATGGAACTTCACTGGCTTTTGTCGGACGAGAAGAAGGTCATTCGGAAGTGTATGTAATGCCATCTGATGGTGGTATTGCCAAACGGCTAACATTTTTGGGAGCAGCGACAGCAGTTGTTGGATGGAGTTTGGATGGCAAGTTTATTCTTTTTTCCAGTAATGCAGCGCAACCTTTTCGGCGAATACACAATCTTTACCGCATTCCACCAGAGGGAGGAACGCCAGAACGCCTTCCTGTAGGATTGGCTCACCACATTTCCTATGGAGCAAATGGTGGAGCTGTTTTAGGTAAAAACACGAGTGACATCGCTTACTGGAAACGCTATCGCGGAGGAAGAACTGGAGTCCTTTGGATCGATCCATCAGGAACGGGAACGTTTCAAAAGCTTATCAATTTACCGGGAAACATGAGTGTTCCCATGTGGGTGGGGGAGCGGATTTACTTTATTTCTGACCATGAGGGGATTGGAAACCTCTATTCCTGTACTCTGAATGGAGAAGACTTACAACGCCATACCTACAGTCGGGAATATTATGTCCGTAATGCAACGACAGATGGCAAACGAATTGTCTATCATGCAGGTGCAGAACTCTTTTGCTTCGACCCAACCTTAGAGGAAAATTATCAAATTGAGGTTGACTTCCACAGCCCTCAAATTCAGAGACATCGCAAATTTGTAGATGCTGCAAACTATTTGGAAGAATATAACTTACACCCAGAGGGACACTCTACCCTAATCACCTGTCGGGGTAAAAGTTTTTGGTTTGGGAACTGGGAAGGTGCAGTCAATCAAATTGGTCTTCCAGATGGGGTGCGCTATCGTTTAACGCGTTGGTTGAATGATAAGAAGCGATTTGTGACTATCTCTGACAGTGGAGGAGTAGAAGCAATTGAAATTCACAGCACAAATCTGAACGCACAACCGGAACGTTTGAATGGAGTCGATTTAGGTCAAGCTGTTGCGATAGACGTTTCTCCAGTAGAGGATTTGGTGGTTCTCTCTAACCATCGGCTCGAATTGATTTTGGTTAATTTGAATACTCAAGAAAGCCGTATCATTGACCGCAGCAACCACAATCGGATTGCTGGGCTCTGTTGGTCGCCAGATGGTAAATGGATTGCCTACAGCTTTTCTATCAAACCAAAAATATCGGTAATTAAGCTATATTCTGTTGAGGATGGCACTACTCACTGTTTGACAGAACCTGTTTTCTGGGATTTTAGTCCTTCTTTCGATCCAGAGGGTAAATTCCTTTATTTTCTTTCCTACCGAGAATTTAATCCAGTTTACGATCGCCTCTACTTTGACTTGGGTTTTCCCCGCGCAGTCCGTCCATTCCTCATTTCTCTTAAAAAAGATACACCATCACCGTTTGTACCCGTTCCCAAACAACTCACAAAACAATCTCAAAATTCAACGGAGAAATCTTCTGGAGAAAATGGCGATCGCGAAGAAAATGGAGAAGCAAAAAACAATCTTGCATCTGAGAATAAAAAAACTCCAAAATTTGAAATAGATTTTGATGGTATCACCCATAGAATTGTTGCTTTTCCCGTCCCAGAAGGAAATTACAAAAAAATTTGGGGTTTAAAAGGAAAAGTCTTGTTTAGTTCTTTCCCAATTCAAGGAAGCTTGGATAATGATGAGGGCTGGTTTCATCAAAAAGAAGAAAAAGCATCGCTGCTAGTTTACGATTTTGACAAACAAAAACAAGAGACTGTCGCTAAAGAGATAAGTAGTTTCAACGTTGCGAGAGATAAAGAAACTATCATCTACCGTTCAAAAAATCGATTGCGTGTCTGCACGGCTAACCCTCAAACCAATCACAAGCTTGAAGATGAACCGGGTCGAAAAACTGGGTGGCTTGACTTAAAACGAGTGCGAATTTCTGTTGTTCCCACCCAAGAATTTCAACAAATGATGCGAGAAGCGTGGCGCTTGCAAAAAGAGCATTTTTGGGTAGAAAATATGTCTGGTGTGGATTGGGAAAGAGTTTGGCTACGCTATCGCCCCCTGCTAGATAAGGTTTCAACTCGTTCTGAATTTTCAGACTTAATCTGGGAAATGCAAGGAGAACTGGGGACATCCCACGCCTATGAAATGGGTGGTGATTACCGGAAGTCTCCTGTTTACCGATTGGGGTTTTTGGGTGCAGATTTTTCTTACGATACGGACGCAGATGCTTATCGGGTAGAACGCATTGTTCGTGGCGATTCATGGAATGATAAAGCAGATTCTCCCTTAAATCGTCTTGGTGCGAATGTTCGAGTAGGCGATTTACTGTTAGCAGTGAACGGACAACGAGTGAGTCGCGATCGCGAAGCGCAAGCTGTACCCAGCTATCGCCCTTTGCAAGAAATGTTGGTTCACCAAGCTGAGTGTGAGGTTTCTCTGACGTTTGCAGATTCTTCTTCTCCTGAAGAGTATCGCACTATTACTGTCAAAACTCTAAAAGACGAGAGCAAAGCTCGCTATCGGGAGTGGGTGGAGCACAACCGTCAAATAGTTCATGAAAAAACAAATCATCAGGTGGGCTATGTCCACATACCGGATATGGGACCGACTGGTTATGCTGAGTTTCACCGCTATTATTCTATGGAAGCACAGTATGAAGGACTGATTGTGGATGTGCGCTATAACTCTGGAGGACACGTATCGCAACTCTTATTAGAGAAGTTGTCGCGCCAGCGCATTGGCTACAAAGTCCCTCGTTGGAATCAGCCACAACCATATCCCCATGATTCTGTTGCGGGACCAATTGTGGCGATCGCCAATGAATACTGTGGATCGGATGGAGATATTTTCAGTCACAGCTTTAAACTAATGAAGTTGGGAACTTTAGTTGGTAAGCGGACTTGGGGTGGTGTCATTGGTATCCGCTCCCGTCATTTTTTGGTCGATGGTAGTATTTTGACGCAGCCAGAAAATTCTTCTTGGTTTGCAGATGTTGGCTGGAAAGTAGAGAATTATGGCACAGATCCAGATATTGAAGTAGAAATGACTCCCCAGGATTGGGTAAGGGGTAAAGACTCCCAGTTAGAGCGAGCCTTAGAACTGATTTTAGAACAGTTGGTACAAAATCCCGTTCAATTGCCTAATTTTGGCGATCGCCCTCAGTTAAGATTGCCAGATTGA
- a CDS encoding Rpn family recombination-promoting nuclease/putative transposase, translating into MARNLISQVQQTDAANRSQLLELVERMLIYKFSISFSTGVGSNVWINRMAANQILSRS; encoded by the coding sequence ATGGCAAGAAACCTCATCAGTCAAGTGCAACAAACAGATGCCGCGAACCGCAGTCAGCTTTTAGAATTAGTAGAGAGGATGCTAATTTATAAATTTTCAATATCATTCTCGACAGGAGTTGGAAGCAATGTTTGGATTAACAGAATGGCGGCAAACCAGATTCTATCAAGAAGTTAG
- a CDS encoding SDR family NAD(P)-dependent oxidoreductase — protein MNIPPEEVEICLKVLQQISEEPTLIDSHLRFKSLIAKIYKNAKKESRRAIQQQQKEETQKIKAMTAMVQSQRQEQPVAVLPNSGAIQSKLVKPNHCYICKQPYTEIHSFYHMLCPACAELNYRKRSQQTDLTNRVALVTGGRIKIGYQIALRMLRDGARVIITTRFPRDCARRFSLEPDFTQWRSHLQIHGLDLRQIGSVEAFVGYLLDTERTLDIIINNAAQTIKRPLAFYQHLLSQENNPQEILSGEANGLITSKPDSILLETQPQYPGHLLTSNLYFPANTFDADGQQLDTRPVNSWLLKLDEVSTVEMLEVHLVNVVAPFILNSKLKSLLIKSPFQRRFIINVSAMEGQFNRLHKTKYHPHTNMAKAALNMMTRTSAQDYARDGIFMNSVDTGWITDENPYTKKTYLQETRGFYTPLDVVDGMARIYDPIVQGIENSEEPLFGHFLKDYVPYSW, from the coding sequence ATGAACATTCCGCCAGAAGAAGTGGAAATTTGTCTCAAGGTTTTGCAGCAAATATCAGAAGAGCCAACCCTCATAGATTCCCACCTTCGCTTTAAAAGTTTGATTGCCAAAATCTACAAAAATGCTAAGAAAGAATCGCGCCGTGCTATTCAGCAACAGCAAAAGGAGGAAACTCAAAAGATAAAAGCAATGACAGCAATGGTGCAAAGCCAACGCCAAGAGCAACCAGTTGCAGTTTTGCCGAATTCTGGAGCTATCCAAAGCAAGCTTGTCAAGCCCAATCATTGCTACATTTGCAAGCAACCTTACACTGAAATTCATTCCTTCTATCATATGTTGTGTCCGGCTTGTGCTGAACTCAACTACCGCAAGCGCAGCCAACAGACGGATTTAACAAATCGCGTGGCGTTAGTCACGGGCGGTCGGATTAAAATCGGCTATCAAATAGCGTTACGAATGCTACGTGATGGTGCTAGAGTCATTATCACAACACGGTTCCCCCGTGACTGTGCTCGCCGCTTTAGTCTTGAACCGGATTTTACTCAATGGCGATCGCACCTCCAAATTCATGGGTTAGATTTACGGCAAATAGGGAGTGTGGAAGCATTTGTAGGCTATCTTCTTGACACTGAAAGAACGCTGGATATTATCATCAACAATGCGGCACAAACAATTAAGCGTCCGTTGGCATTTTATCAGCATCTTTTATCACAAGAAAATAATCCTCAAGAAATTTTATCTGGTGAAGCCAATGGTTTAATAACTTCTAAACCTGACTCTATTTTATTAGAAACTCAACCGCAATATCCGGGTCACTTACTCACAAGCAATCTATATTTTCCAGCCAATACATTTGATGCTGACGGACAGCAACTAGATACTCGCCCGGTCAATAGTTGGCTGCTCAAGCTAGATGAAGTCAGCACGGTAGAAATGCTAGAAGTCCATTTAGTGAACGTTGTTGCACCTTTTATTTTAAATAGCAAACTCAAGTCACTGTTAATAAAATCCCCGTTTCAAAGACGCTTTATTATTAATGTTTCAGCTATGGAGGGACAATTTAACCGCCTTCACAAAACAAAATATCATCCGCATACAAATATGGCAAAAGCTGCTTTAAATATGATGACTCGCACATCAGCACAAGATTATGCTCGGGATGGAATTTTTATGAACAGTGTAGACACTGGCTGGATTACTGATGAAAATCCTTATACAAAGAAAACCTATTTACAAGAAACTAGAGGTTTTTATACACCTTTGGATGTTGTTGATGGGATGGCAAGGATTTACGATCCCATTGTACAAGGAATAGAAAACTCTGAAGAGCCTTTGTTTGGTCATTTCCTAAAAGATTATGTCCCATACTCTTGGTAA
- a CDS encoding YbhB/YbcL family Raf kinase inhibitor-like protein: protein MEIRSPAFFIGNTIPFKYTCDGDNISPPVQWEDPPQGTKSFALIVDDPDAPNETFTHWLVYNIPPDSRDFPEDVGGKQPKIPHGSLQGKNSFGELGYGGPCPPSQHGAHRYFFRLFALNKWLDLPPGADKEQLLDAIEGSVIDKAELMGRYARETEENPI, encoded by the coding sequence ATGGAAATAAGAAGCCCAGCCTTTTTTATTGGTAATACCATTCCCTTTAAATACACTTGCGACGGTGATAATATTTCACCTCCCGTGCAGTGGGAAGATCCACCTCAAGGAACGAAAAGTTTTGCTTTGATTGTAGATGACCCCGATGCACCCAATGAAACATTTACTCATTGGTTGGTCTACAATATTCCTCCCGACAGCCGCGATTTTCCAGAAGATGTTGGTGGTAAGCAACCTAAAATCCCCCATGGAAGCTTGCAAGGGAAAAACAGTTTTGGTGAACTTGGTTATGGAGGACCGTGTCCGCCGAGTCAACATGGTGCTCATCGCTACTTTTTTAGACTTTTTGCACTCAACAAATGGCTTGATTTACCACCGGGGGCTGATAAGGAACAGCTGTTAGACGCAATTGAGGGGTCTGTCATTGATAAAGCGGAATTAATGGGGCGTTACGCTCGAGAAACTGAAGAAAACCCTATTTGA